The Streptococcus sp. 29896 genome includes a region encoding these proteins:
- a CDS encoding GntR family transcriptional regulator: MFDSTSDKPLYLQLVDVLELKIRETMKPNEKLFSERELTQVYGVSRITVRLALQELEKRGFVYKKHGKGTYVSEILEPAVDLSTAYSFTDQMRKMGKQPQTKILSFRTIEASDFLSNQLQVEIGSAIIELERLRLADGIAMMLERTYLPHHLFESLTVAALERKPLYELFSEEFGQTVRLAEEEFYASIALENEAKLLEIKNGSPVLHLIRKTFNNKNRMIEYTFSIARADLFRYKISHVRSE, encoded by the coding sequence ATGTTTGACAGTACCAGTGATAAGCCCCTCTATCTTCAATTGGTAGATGTGCTAGAGTTGAAAATTCGAGAGACCATGAAGCCCAATGAGAAGCTCTTTTCGGAAAGAGAATTGACTCAAGTATATGGTGTCAGTCGAATAACGGTACGTTTAGCCCTTCAGGAGTTAGAAAAACGAGGTTTTGTCTATAAAAAGCATGGAAAAGGGACCTATGTTTCTGAGATTTTAGAGCCAGCTGTTGATTTGTCAACTGCTTATAGCTTTACCGATCAGATGCGGAAAATGGGCAAACAGCCTCAGACTAAGATTTTGTCCTTTCGAACTATCGAAGCTTCAGACTTTCTTTCAAATCAACTGCAGGTGGAAATTGGTTCAGCTATTATCGAATTGGAGCGTTTACGCTTGGCTGATGGAATTGCCATGATGTTGGAGCGGACCTATTTACCCCATCATTTGTTTGAAAGCCTAACGGTTGCTGCTTTGGAGCGCAAGCCCCTCTATGAGTTATTTTCAGAAGAGTTCGGACAAACGGTTCGACTGGCAGAAGAAGAGTTTTACGCTAGCATTGCCCTTGAAAATGAAGCCAAGCTCCTGGAGATAAAAAATGGTAGCCCGGTCTTGCACTTGATTCGAAAGACCTTTAATAATAAAAATCGGATGATTGAATATACTTTCAGTATTGCTAGGGCAGACTTGTTCCGCTATAAAATCAGCCATGTGAGAAGTGAATAA